GTAAGCCGCGACCGGGCGGCTCGGCCCGCCCCAGGCGTGTACAACATGTGTTACGTCAACGCCTTCCAGGCCCAGCCCGACGAACGGGACGACTGGCCCGCCGACTTGCTGCTGCGCGACCGGAACGGACGGGTCGTGATCGACCAGGACTGGGACGAGCCGCTCCTGGACATCGGCACGCCGAACAAGCGTGAGCGGGTGGCCGCCCGCGTCGGCCCCTGGATCGACGGGTGCGCCGACCACGGCTTCGACGCGGTCGAGCCGGACAACTACGACAGCTACACACGCTCGAAGGGCCAGCTGAGCGCCCGCGACGCAAAGGCGTTCATGTCGTTGCTGGTGAGGCGCGCGCACCGGGCCGGACTCGCCGTCGGTCAGAAGAACACGGCCGAACTGGCCCCCGACGGCAACCAGTTGGGAGTCGACTTCGCCGTCGCCGAGGAATGCGGCGCCTACGACGAGTGCGGCGTGTACGCCAAGGCCTTCGACGACCGGGTCGTGGTGATCGAGTACACCGACACCGGCCTGCGCAAGGCCTGTAGCGCATTCGGAAAGCGGTTGGACATCGTGCGCAGGGACCACGACGTGACGACTCCCGGCAGCAACGGCTACGTGAGGCGCACCTGTTGAGAGGTGTGCGGGTACGCGTCGGGCAGGACACGCATGACTGGGGGCACGGTGTCCCGCAGGGCCACCCCTGCGGCGTGCGTGCCGCGCTGCGGTCCGAGGTCGAGCGAGCGCAGGGACCAGCCGGAGGGGTGGACGGCTCCGTGGCGTGGACGGTCACCCACGTAGTCCGCGTCCAGTGCACGCCCCAGGCCGACGCCGACGCCCTTGAGGTAGGCCTCCTTGCGGGACCACACCCGGCAGAAGGCCGCGGCGCGCGACCCGGCAGGGAGCGCGGCGAGATCGGCGCGTTCCGCCGGGTGCAGCTCCTTCACCAGGTCGTCAACGGCCCCGGGGTCCGGCACCCGCTCGGCATCCACGCCCACCGGGCTACCCGCCACGCAGATCAGGACAAGCTGCTCGCAGTGCGAGAGGGAGAAGTGCAGCGGCGGGCGGGGGCCGGCCAGCGCCGGGCGCCCGTGCGGGCCGCCGCACTGCGGACACGGCTCGCGGGTGAACCTGACACTCCCCGGTGAGGTCCCCAGACACGCACCGAGGAGCCGGCGCAGGGAGATGTGTGCGGCCAGGTACAGGTCGCGGTCCGTGCTCCGTACGAAGACGGCGGCCCGGGCGCGCTCGTCGGCGTCGAGAGCGGAGTCGTCCAGCAGCGGGTACGGCTCTCCACGCTCCGGGGTCCTGAGCAGCCACAGAGACGGGCGACCGTCCCAGTCACCCGGAGCCGCCGGGACGGCGGGGTCGGGAGCGAGGTCCGGCTCACGCGCGAGGTCCGGCTCCTGGGTCACGCGGATCCCACCCTCATCACGCCACCCGCCGATCCCTACAGCCCGCCCGGCTCACTCCACCGCACCCGCGCCCGTACGGCATTCCGGGTGGCCCCAGCCTTTCGGGTTCTTGGCGATGGGCTCACCGGCCGCGTAGGACCGGCCGCAGACGCAGCGGCCCGGGAACTTGGCGTTGAGCGTGCGCGACGAGGCCGTCTTCGATCGGGCCGGGCCCGCCTTGGGCTTCCTCTTCGACGGGCCGGCGACCGTGTCGGGTGACGGCGGGGGCTCCGGGGACCCGTACTCGGTGCCCGCAGGTTCCTGGGCGACGGCAGCCTGGCTCGCGGCCCGGTCGGCGAAGTCGTTCAGCCGGTCGCCGTCGACCTGGTGCGCGGGAACGTACCGGAACTCGACGGCGCGCCCTTCGAGCAGCGCGTCGATGCGGGTGACGAGCTCCTGGTTGGCGACCGGCTTGCCCGCCGAGGTCTTCCAGCCGTTGCGCTTCCAGCCGGGCAGCCACGTCGTGACCGCCTTCATCGCGTACTGGGAGTCCATCCGGACCTCGAGCCGCTCGCCCGGGTCCGTGGCGGCGAGGAGGCGCTCCAGGGCGGTGAGCTCCGCGACGTTGTTCGTCGCCGTGCCCAGCGCGCCCGCCTCCCAGCGAACCGGGGTCTCCCCGCCGTCGGCGATGACCCAGGCCCAGCCGGCGAGCCCTGGATTTCCTTTCGACGCCCCGTCACACGCGGCGATTACGCGATCTGCCATGACACCGATCATGCCAGTGCCGGTGAGCGGCGGACGCCGCACCCCGTCGCCCGGCCCTGGCACGCACGCGACCGCGCCCGCACCGGCGATCAGGCCCGCGCCACCAGCCGCTCGGCCGCAGAACGCGCGGAGGCGAGCACCGCGGACCGCTCCGCACCCCGCTGGCCGATCACGATGCGCGTGCTCAACCCGTCTAGCAGGGCGAGAAGTTGGGAGGCGCGCTCGGCGGTGTCGAGGGGGGCGAACCGCCCCTGCTTGACCCCCCGGTCCAGAAGGGTCTCGAGGTCCTCCTGCCAGCCCTGGTCCAGCTCGTCCTGGGCCTGGCGCAGCGCCTCGTCGGTCGAGGTGCGGGCCCACAGCTCGATCCACAGCGTCCAGCGCGGGTCACGCGGGCCGCGCGGCAGGTACAGCTCGACGAACTGGTCGAGCTTGCGCTCGGCGGTGACGCGCCGGGACAGCAGCGCCCTGCGTTCGTCGGCGAGGCCGCTCTCGCTCCAGCGCAGGGCTTCGAGAAGGAGGCGGTCCTTGCTGCCGAAGTAGTACAGGATGTGGCCGCCGCTGGTGCCGAGGCGCTTGCCGAGCGCCGACATCGTGAGCGATGCCAGGCCGTCCTCGGCGATGGCCGTCATCGCCTCCTCGAGCATTCGCTCCTGGGCGACCTGCCCGTCGCGCCGTCGCGCAGTAGCCGCCACAGCCGCGCCTCCCTGATCCGTGGTCCCGACACCCATGACCCTATCCGGCGAATTTCGCGAGGGGTCTTGACGTACGGGACGAGGAGGCGCATCTTGAATGCCGTTCAAGGAGTTAGAACGATATTCAAGAACAACATTCAAGGACGGCGGGATGACACAGCAGCACACCGAGGAGGCCGGACCCGCGGATGCCGGACCCGCACAGGCCGGACCGACGGTCGCCGCCACCGGTGACGAGGTCTTCCAGGTCGAGACCCACGGGATCGACCCCATCCCCGACGAGGAGCGGCACGGCGGCGCG
The DNA window shown above is from Streptomyces sp. NBC_01445 and carries:
- a CDS encoding endo alpha-1,4 polygalactosaminidase; its protein translation is MASRTNVLIHVLVATLLFPLAVGCSSGDAKSEGPDWSPPPRHAGFDYQIGGAYPPAKGVGVVSRDRAARPAPGVYNMCYVNAFQAQPDERDDWPADLLLRDRNGRVVIDQDWDEPLLDIGTPNKRERVAARVGPWIDGCADHGFDAVEPDNYDSYTRSKGQLSARDAKAFMSLLVRRAHRAGLAVGQKNTAELAPDGNQLGVDFAVAEECGAYDECGVYAKAFDDRVVVIEYTDTGLRKACSAFGKRLDIVRRDHDVTTPGSNGYVRRTC
- a CDS encoding 4'-phosphopantetheinyl transferase family protein gives rise to the protein MTQEPDLAREPDLAPDPAVPAAPGDWDGRPSLWLLRTPERGEPYPLLDDSALDADERARAAVFVRSTDRDLYLAAHISLRRLLGACLGTSPGSVRFTREPCPQCGGPHGRPALAGPRPPLHFSLSHCEQLVLICVAGSPVGVDAERVPDPGAVDDLVKELHPAERADLAALPAGSRAAAFCRVWSRKEAYLKGVGVGLGRALDADYVGDRPRHGAVHPSGWSLRSLDLGPQRGTHAAGVALRDTVPPVMRVLPDAYPHTSQQVRLT
- a CDS encoding ribonuclease H family protein, encoding MIGVMADRVIAACDGASKGNPGLAGWAWVIADGGETPVRWEAGALGTATNNVAELTALERLLAATDPGERLEVRMDSQYAMKAVTTWLPGWKRNGWKTSAGKPVANQELVTRIDALLEGRAVEFRYVPAHQVDGDRLNDFADRAASQAAVAQEPAGTEYGSPEPPPSPDTVAGPSKRKPKAGPARSKTASSRTLNAKFPGRCVCGRSYAAGEPIAKNPKGWGHPECRTGAGAVE
- a CDS encoding TetR/AcrR family transcriptional regulator; translation: MAATARRRDGQVAQERMLEEAMTAIAEDGLASLTMSALGKRLGTSGGHILYYFGSKDRLLLEALRWSESGLADERRALLSRRVTAERKLDQFVELYLPRGPRDPRWTLWIELWARTSTDEALRQAQDELDQGWQEDLETLLDRGVKQGRFAPLDTAERASQLLALLDGLSTRIVIGQRGAERSAVLASARSAAERLVARA